A section of the Mycolicibacterium anyangense genome encodes:
- a CDS encoding alpha/beta hydrolase, with protein sequence MTSEDRPPVDAILQKVLHAVPFQLTVDGGIDEARRRLRELPRGPVHPHLRVEDHRIDGPGGPIPVRVYWPDNVSCPPESSPASLRSCPPVTMFFHGGGFAVGDLDTHDGTAREHAVQAQTLVVSVDYRLAPEHPYPAAVEDVWAATRWVAANAGQYGADASRLAVAGDSAGGTLAAVVAQLARDSGGPQLAFQLLWYPSTMWDTSLPSFAENADAPVLDRAAIDAFTRWYAGHVDMTDPPATLAPGRAADLSGLAPAYVATAGHDPLRDDGARYAELLAAAGVTVELHNADTLVHGYLGYAGVVPAATEATQRGLAALRAALHG encoded by the coding sequence ATGACTTCAGAGGACAGACCGCCGGTGGACGCCATCCTGCAGAAGGTACTGCACGCGGTGCCGTTCCAGTTGACGGTCGACGGCGGAATCGACGAGGCGCGCCGCCGCCTGCGTGAGCTGCCCCGCGGCCCGGTGCATCCCCACCTGCGCGTCGAGGACCACCGCATCGACGGACCGGGTGGGCCCATCCCGGTCCGGGTGTACTGGCCCGACAACGTCTCCTGCCCGCCGGAATCTTCTCCCGCGTCGCTACGCTCCTGCCCACCGGTCACGATGTTCTTCCACGGCGGCGGGTTCGCCGTCGGCGACCTGGACACCCACGACGGCACCGCCCGCGAGCACGCGGTGCAGGCCCAGACCCTCGTGGTCTCGGTGGACTACCGGCTGGCCCCCGAACATCCCTACCCGGCGGCGGTCGAGGACGTCTGGGCGGCGACCCGCTGGGTGGCCGCCAACGCCGGGCAGTACGGCGCCGACGCCTCCCGGCTGGCGGTGGCCGGCGACTCGGCCGGCGGCACCCTGGCAGCGGTCGTCGCCCAGCTGGCCCGAGACTCCGGCGGGCCGCAGCTGGCGTTCCAGCTGCTCTGGTACCCGTCGACGATGTGGGACACCTCGTTGCCGTCGTTCGCCGAGAACGCCGACGCACCGGTCCTCGACCGCGCCGCGATCGATGCATTCACCCGTTGGTATGCCGGTCACGTCGACATGACCGACCCGCCGGCCACGCTGGCGCCCGGCCGCGCTGCGGACTTGTCCGGGCTTGCTCCGGCCTACGTCGCGACCGCCGGCCACGATCCACTGCGGGACGACGGAGCGCGCTATGCGGAGCTGCTGGCCGCCGCCGGTGTAACAGTTGAACTGCACAATGCCGACACACTGGTGCATGGCTATCTTGGCTACGCGGGTGTGGTTCCGGCGGCGACCGAGGCGACACAGCGCGGCCTGGCAGCTCTGCGGGCAGCACTACACGGCTGA